TCCTGCGCAACCACGACGAGCTGACCCTGGAAATGGTCACTGACGAGGAGCGGGACTACATGTACCGGGCCTACGCCAGCGACGCCAAGGCCCGGATCAACCTGGGCATCAGGCGCAGGCTCGCCCCGCTGATGCAGAACAACCGCAGGCGCATGGAGGTTATCAACTTCCTGCTGTTCTCCTTCCCGGGAACGCCCATCATCTATTACGGCGATGAGCTGGGCATGGGCGACAACTACCACCTTGGCGACCGCAACGGCGTGCGGACCCCCATGCAATGGAGCCCTGACCGCAACGCGGGTTTCTCCAAAGCCAATCCGCAGAAGCTGTATCTGCCGGTGGTCATCGACCCGGAATACCATTACGAGGTCGTCAACGTGGAGACGCAGGAGCGGAACCAGACGTCGCTCTTCTGGTGGATGCGCCGCATCATCGCCATGTACAAGTCGCTTCCGGCCCTGGGGCAAGGTACACTGGAGTTCGTGCGGGGGGAGAACACCAGGGTGCTGAGCTTCCTGCGCATCCACGAGGACCAGCGTCTGCTGGTTCTGGTCAACCTCTCGCGCTACGCGCAGGTGGACACGCTGGACTTGTCGCACATGGCTGGCAGCACCCCCGTAGAAGTGTTCGGCCAGTCCAGGTTCCCCCAGATCGAGCAGTCGCCCTATACGGTCATCCTCGGCCCGCACGACCATTTCTGGCTCCTGCTGGAGGACGTTTCGGCCAAGTCATGCCCCATGCAGCCAAAATCACTGGGCAAGCTGTTCCTGGACAGGGGCGTCCCCTCGCTGGACGAGCTCAACGCCGAGCTGGGAAAGGTCCTCCCCATGCTGCTGGCGCCGTCCGGCGCGGCGGTGTCGACCTCGGCCTTCTACGAGGAGGCGAACATCGTCGAGTCGCTGCATCTGGGCGGGGGGGAGTTCATCCCGATCATGGCGCTGGTGGAGGGCAGGCACCGCCAGAACCACCTGAGCACCCACCTCGCCATGCCCGTCGCGGTCCGGGGCGGCGCGCTCCAGGAGACGGAGGCCCACCTTGCGTCGGGCCTGCTGGGGCGTTCGGAGCATCGGGGGGAAACCGCCGGGCTTGCCAACGGGTTCGAGAACGCCAGGGCCATGAGCGTGCTGGCCGAACTGGTCCTCAGCGGGCAGGAGAAGCATGCCCAACACGGCGTTTTCTCCTCGGAGCTCTACATCCCCAGGAAGGAGCGGAGCGCCCTGACCGTGCAGGCCGACACCTGCCGCCTGGTTCTGGATACGCGCCACTCCGTGTGCTGGACCCTGGGCGACCAAGGTTTCCTGAAGGTGTTCAGGGAGTTGGGCGAAGGGGTCAACCCCGAGCTGGAGATGCTGCGGGCCTTGGACCGCCAGGATTTCCCCGGCGTGCCCCGCCTGACGGCTAGCCTCACTTACAAGAGGCGGCGCGGCAAGGGCTTCACCTTGGCTGTGATCGAGGAATACTTCCAGGGCGCTGAAGACGGGCAGAGTTTCGTGGCGCAGGCATTGGAGCAGATGTCCGAGCGGGCCCTGGCTTCCGGGGTCGAGCCGCTGGACGTCTCGGCCCTGCCGGTATTCACCCCGCCCGAGCTCGGCAAGGGCCAGCGCGAGGTCATCGGCGAATACACGCTGGACTTCTTCCGCAGGCTCGGCGTCAGGACCGCCCAGTTGCACGAGTCCCTCGCCGGGGTTCCGGGCCAGGCGTTCCAGCCGGAGCCGTTCAACAAGCTCTACCTGCGCTCCTGCTACCAGAGCATGCGCAATACGGCGCACCAGGCCAACAACGTCATGCTCACGCACAGGTCCAACCCGGCCGAGGAGGCGAAGCCCTTCCCCCTGGACGTGGTGCTGCGCCGCTTCGCCAAAGTGACGCACCTGACCCCTTCGGGCCTGAGGATCAGGATCCACGGGGACTTCCAGATGAACAACATCCTGCACCGCGGGCGGGATCTGTTCATCGTCGACTTCGACGGGGACGACTCCCTGCCTCTGGGCGAGAGGGTCATCAAACGCTCTCCCCTGCGGGACGTGGCCAGCCTGCTCGTATCCATTGGGGCGCTGGTGGCGGGGTGGAAGCGCCGGCAGTCCGGGCTGCTCACAGCCGACTCCGACAGGCTCGGCGCCTGGATAGCCTTATGGCGTCGCAGCGTCGCCCATTGCTACCTCCAGGCCTACCTGGAGACCTGCGGCGACGGGCCGCTGCTGCCCGCGACCCGCGAAGACACGCACACCCTGCTGGAGGTGTTCCTGCTGGAGCAGCTTCTGCGCCACATCATCCGCGACTCCGAGGGCGCGGGCGATGAATTCGAGGATCTCATGTACATGTTGCACGCTTACCTGAAGGTTTTCCCATGAAAGATACGCTCCCCGGCCTGGGTCAACTGCTTGAAGACCCGCTGGCGAGGCAGGTCCTTTCCGGCAGGCGGCCCTGGGTGCTGGCACTTGATTACGATGGGACCCTCGCGCCCTTCCGTCCCGACCGGGACCACGCCTGCCCCTACGCGGGCGTGCGCGACGTGCTGAACCGCCTCCCCACCAAGGGGAGGAGCCGCTTCGTCATGATCAGCGGGCGCGACGCCTCGAGCCTCTCCCGGCTTCTCAACATCCATCCCATTCCTGAGATCTGGGGCTGCCACGGCGCGCAGCGCCTCATACCCGGGGAGGGCGAAGCCGTGATCCCGCTCACCCCGGAGCAGCAGGCGGCCCTGGAGCAGGCGCGCGCCCTCGTTGAGGATGAATCACGCACGGAGACGAAACCCTGCGGCATTGCCTTCCACTGGCGCGGTCTCGCTCCCGACGAGAAGCGGGAGTTCATGGCCCGCCTCGAACCGCGACTCATGGAGCTTGCGGGGCGGGCCGGGTTCGAGCTGCATCCCTTCGACGGAGGCCTGGAGCTGCGGTTGCCGGGAGCCAGCAAGGCCACGGCCATCCGCTCGCTTCTGGAGGAGCACCCGGAGGCGCTGGTCATCTACCTCGGAGACGACCGCACCGACGAAGACGCCTTCAAGGCATTGAAAGGGCGTGGCATAGGGGTGCTGGTCAGCGCCCGGCCGCACGCTTCGGAGGCGTCCTTCTGGATCAGGCCGCCGCAGGAGCTGCTTGCGCTGCTCGGACGGTTCACCAGCCTCAACCCCAAGGCGAGGAGGCCAGAGTATGCCCAATGAAAGCAGGAGAGATAAACGCCTCGTCGTGGTTTCTAACCGCTTGCCCGTCAGCGTGGTCCGCGAGGCAGGGGCACTGCGCCTGAAGCAGGGGGCCGGGGGCCTGGTCACGGCCATGGCCCCGGTCTTGCGGGATAGGGGCGGGCTGTGGATCGGCTGGCCCGGGGCAGTGGAGAAGGACATGGCCAGCCTGTGCAGGGAGTTCTCCCGCGAGGCCGGATACCTCCTGCGCCCGGTGGAGTTGGACGAGGAGGACGTGGACGGTTTCTACCACGGCTTCTCCAACGAGATTCTCTGGCCGCTTTTCCACGAGTTCCTGATGCCGTGCAACTTCGACCCCTCCTTCTGGGAGGCA
This genomic window from Fundidesulfovibrio soli contains:
- the treS gene encoding maltose alpha-D-glucosyltransferase, whose amino-acid sequence is MWYKDTIIYELHVRSFADSDGDGIGDFNGLTSRLGYLERLGVGALWLLPFYPSPLRDDGYDIADYTHIHPDYGTMADFRRFLREAHERGFKVITELVLNHTSDQHPWFQRARRAKPGSKARDFYVWSETPDKYRDARIIFKDFEQSNWAWDPVAKAYYWHRFYSHQPDLNFDNPSVRKAVFKVLDFWLDMGVDGLRLDAVPYLFERRGTNCENLPETHAFLKELRAYVDAKYPGRMLLAEANQWPEDAVNYFGKGDECHMAFHFPVMPRIFMSLWTEDRYPIIDILEQTPDIPANCQWAIFLRNHDELTLEMVTDEERDYMYRAYASDAKARINLGIRRRLAPLMQNNRRRMEVINFLLFSFPGTPIIYYGDELGMGDNYHLGDRNGVRTPMQWSPDRNAGFSKANPQKLYLPVVIDPEYHYEVVNVETQERNQTSLFWWMRRIIAMYKSLPALGQGTLEFVRGENTRVLSFLRIHEDQRLLVLVNLSRYAQVDTLDLSHMAGSTPVEVFGQSRFPQIEQSPYTVILGPHDHFWLLLEDVSAKSCPMQPKSLGKLFLDRGVPSLDELNAELGKVLPMLLAPSGAAVSTSAFYEEANIVESLHLGGGEFIPIMALVEGRHRQNHLSTHLAMPVAVRGGALQETEAHLASGLLGRSEHRGETAGLANGFENARAMSVLAELVLSGQEKHAQHGVFSSELYIPRKERSALTVQADTCRLVLDTRHSVCWTLGDQGFLKVFRELGEGVNPELEMLRALDRQDFPGVPRLTASLTYKRRRGKGFTLAVIEEYFQGAEDGQSFVAQALEQMSERALASGVEPLDVSALPVFTPPELGKGQREVIGEYTLDFFRRLGVRTAQLHESLAGVPGQAFQPEPFNKLYLRSCYQSMRNTAHQANNVMLTHRSNPAEEAKPFPLDVVLRRFAKVTHLTPSGLRIRIHGDFQMNNILHRGRDLFIVDFDGDDSLPLGERVIKRSPLRDVASLLVSIGALVAGWKRRQSGLLTADSDRLGAWIALWRRSVAHCYLQAYLETCGDGPLLPATREDTHTLLEVFLLEQLLRHIIRDSEGAGDEFEDLMYMLHAYLKVFP
- the otsB gene encoding trehalose-phosphatase: MKDTLPGLGQLLEDPLARQVLSGRRPWVLALDYDGTLAPFRPDRDHACPYAGVRDVLNRLPTKGRSRFVMISGRDASSLSRLLNIHPIPEIWGCHGAQRLIPGEGEAVIPLTPEQQAALEQARALVEDESRTETKPCGIAFHWRGLAPDEKREFMARLEPRLMELAGRAGFELHPFDGGLELRLPGASKATAIRSLLEEHPEALVIYLGDDRTDEDAFKALKGRGIGVLVSARPHASEASFWIRPPQELLALLGRFTSLNPKARRPEYAQ